The proteins below come from a single Streptomyces sp. B3I8 genomic window:
- a CDS encoding MMPL family transporter translates to MATFLYRLGRLAFRRRHFVALIWVALLTLAGVGAATAPTAGDSSFSIPGTEAQKAFDLLEQRFPGTSADGATARVVFKAPAGEKITDADAKAAVHKTVDALADGSEVAAVSDPYVTKTFSKNGAIAYSSVSYKAGPGELTDASKDGLEKAAQDARDAGLTVDVGGDALAAEPAGGATEAIGIVIAAVVLVLTFGSLLAAGLPLLTAIVGVGIGVGTITALASALDLGTTTSTLAAMLGLAVGIDYALFIVSRYRSELAEGRSREEAAGRATGTAGSAVVFAGLTVVIALAGLAVVQVPMLTKMGVAAAGTVAVAVLIALTMIPAMLGYAGRRIKPAGEKARFLGGRRPKKTDASGEPKPNMGTRWARFVLRRPVAVLIVGVLGLGAVAAPVASLELGLPDDGSQPTSTTQRRAYDLLSEGFGPGFNGPLMIVVDGKSSKDPKAAATDVAEGIKKLDDVVSVTPAAFNKAGDTATITVIPDSKPSSVRTEDLVHTIRAGDGPVKSSTDADVLVTGTTAMNVDFSQKLNDALVPYLALVVGLAFLLLIAVFRSVLVPLKAALGFLLSVLAALGAVVAVFQWGWLAGLIGVEQTGPIMSMMPIFMVGVVFGLAMDYEVFLVTRMREAYVHGESPGQAVVTGFKYGARVVSAAAVIMIAVFSGFIGAGESMVKMIGFGLAIAVAFDAFVVRMTLVPAVLALLGDKAWWVPQWLDRALPNVDVEGEGLRATDAASDAPDADPDGRRELVGV, encoded by the coding sequence GTGGCCACATTCCTGTACCGACTGGGCCGACTCGCCTTCCGGCGACGGCACTTCGTCGCCCTGATCTGGGTGGCGCTGCTCACCCTCGCCGGGGTCGGCGCCGCGACCGCGCCCACGGCCGGCGACAGTTCCTTCTCCATACCTGGCACGGAGGCGCAGAAGGCCTTCGACCTGCTGGAGCAGCGCTTCCCCGGCACCAGCGCCGACGGGGCGACCGCCCGCGTCGTCTTCAAGGCCCCCGCCGGCGAGAAGATCACGGACGCCGACGCGAAGGCGGCGGTGCACAAGACCGTCGACGCCCTCGCCGACGGCTCCGAGGTCGCCGCCGTCTCCGACCCCTACGTCACCAAGACGTTCAGCAAGAACGGCGCCATCGCCTACAGCTCGGTGTCGTACAAGGCCGGCCCCGGTGAGCTGACCGACGCCTCCAAGGACGGCCTGGAGAAGGCCGCGCAGGACGCGCGGGACGCCGGGCTGACCGTCGACGTCGGCGGTGACGCGCTCGCCGCCGAGCCCGCGGGCGGCGCCACGGAGGCCATCGGTATCGTGATCGCCGCGGTGGTCCTCGTCCTCACCTTCGGCTCGCTGCTCGCGGCCGGACTGCCGCTGCTCACCGCGATCGTCGGCGTCGGCATCGGGGTCGGCACCATCACCGCCCTGGCGAGCGCGCTGGACCTGGGCACCACCACCTCCACCCTGGCCGCGATGCTCGGCCTCGCCGTCGGCATCGACTACGCGCTGTTCATCGTCTCCCGCTACCGGTCCGAGCTGGCCGAGGGCCGCAGCCGCGAGGAGGCGGCGGGCCGGGCGACCGGCACCGCGGGCTCCGCGGTGGTCTTCGCCGGACTGACCGTCGTCATCGCGCTGGCCGGACTCGCCGTCGTCCAGGTGCCGATGCTGACCAAGATGGGCGTCGCCGCGGCCGGCACGGTCGCCGTCGCCGTCCTCATCGCGCTCACCATGATCCCGGCGATGCTCGGCTACGCGGGCCGGCGGATCAAGCCGGCCGGTGAGAAGGCCCGCTTCCTCGGCGGCCGGCGGCCGAAGAAGACCGACGCGTCCGGTGAGCCGAAGCCGAACATGGGCACCCGCTGGGCCCGCTTCGTGCTGCGCCGCCCGGTGGCGGTGCTGATCGTCGGAGTGCTCGGCCTCGGTGCCGTCGCCGCCCCGGTCGCCTCGCTGGAGCTCGGCCTGCCCGACGACGGCTCGCAGCCCACCTCCACCACCCAGCGCCGCGCCTACGACCTGCTCTCCGAGGGCTTCGGCCCCGGCTTCAACGGCCCGCTGATGATCGTCGTCGACGGGAAGTCGAGCAAGGACCCGAAGGCGGCGGCGACGGACGTGGCCGAGGGCATCAAGAAGCTGGACGACGTGGTCTCGGTGACCCCGGCGGCCTTCAACAAGGCCGGCGACACCGCGACGATCACGGTGATCCCCGACTCCAAGCCGTCCTCCGTCCGGACCGAGGACCTGGTCCACACCATCCGCGCGGGCGACGGCCCGGTGAAGTCGTCCACCGACGCCGACGTCCTGGTCACCGGCACCACCGCGATGAACGTCGACTTCTCGCAGAAGCTCAACGATGCCCTGGTGCCCTACCTCGCGCTGGTCGTCGGCCTCGCGTTCCTGCTGCTGATCGCGGTGTTCCGCTCGGTCCTCGTCCCGCTGAAGGCGGCGCTCGGCTTCCTGCTCTCGGTGCTCGCCGCGCTCGGCGCGGTGGTCGCGGTCTTCCAGTGGGGCTGGCTGGCCGGTCTCATCGGGGTCGAGCAGACCGGCCCGATCATGTCGATGATGCCGATCTTCATGGTGGGTGTCGTCTTCGGCCTGGCGATGGACTACGAGGTCTTCCTGGTGACCCGGATGCGCGAGGCGTACGTCCACGGCGAGAGCCCCGGCCAGGCGGTGGTCACCGGGTTCAAGTACGGCGCCCGGGTGGTCTCGGCCGCGGCGGTCATCATGATCGCGGTCTTCTCCGGCTTCATCGGCGCCGGTGAGTCGATGGTCAAGATGATCGGCTTCGGGCTGGCGATCGCCGTCGCGTTCGACGCGTTCGTGGTCCGCATGACCCTGGTCCCGGCGGTGCTCGCCCTGCTCGGCGACAAGGCATGGTGGGTCCCGCAGTGGCTGGACCGCGCCCTGCCCAACGTCGATGTCGAGGGCGAGGGCCTGCGCGCGACGGACGCCGCTTCGGATGCCCCGGACGCCGATCCGGACGGGCGCAGGGAACTGGTCGGCGTCTGA
- a CDS encoding TetR/AcrR family transcriptional regulator, whose translation MTEAATTSRRSRITPAREAELYTAVLDLLREVGYDALTMDAVATRTHSSKATLYRQWGGKAQLVAKALRHSKPGGTADNDTGSLRGDLHALVVREDDCTMERNNALMRGVAMAVHTNPDLHHALREVVVEPELAGFRRILDRAIDRGEVRPDNPALPYMVHMMLGAFFTRALIEDLPPTQEFLRSYIDAVVLPALTV comes from the coding sequence ATGACCGAGGCCGCTACGACGTCGCGCCGCAGCCGCATCACCCCCGCCCGCGAGGCCGAGCTCTACACCGCCGTCCTCGACCTCCTCCGTGAGGTCGGCTACGACGCCCTCACCATGGACGCCGTCGCCACCCGCACCCACTCCAGCAAGGCCACCCTCTACCGCCAGTGGGGCGGCAAGGCCCAGCTCGTCGCCAAGGCGCTGCGGCACAGCAAGCCCGGCGGCACCGCCGACAACGACACCGGTTCGCTCCGCGGGGACCTGCACGCCCTCGTCGTACGCGAGGACGACTGCACCATGGAGCGGAACAACGCGCTGATGCGCGGCGTCGCCATGGCCGTGCACACCAACCCGGACCTGCACCACGCGCTGCGTGAGGTCGTCGTCGAACCGGAACTCGCCGGGTTCCGGCGGATCCTGGACCGCGCGATCGACCGCGGCGAGGTCCGCCCGGACAACCCGGCGCTGCCGTACATGGTCCACATGATGCTCGGCGCCTTCTTCACCCGGGCGCTGATCGAGGACCTGCCACCGACGCAGGAGTTCCTCCGCTCGTACATCGACGCGGTCGTCCTGCCGGCCCTGACAGTCTGA
- a CDS encoding S41 family peptidase — METMRHTTPAATARGYLRFPHLHGGLLCFVAEDDLWLAPLDGSAHPRRLTVDRTRTGHPRFSPDGRHIAYTTWHSLDPEIHLVPVTGGPARRLTYWGSADTRVRGWTPPDTDGHSAVLAVTSHGEPFSHLTWAYKVAGDGSPGRKLPWGPVTDIQVADLDGERRTLLLTGTPPHEPASWKRYRGGATGRLWLHGRRLLADLDGHLDTPMFVGGRIAFLSDHEGVGNLYSCAHDGSDLRRHTDHDEFYARHAAGDGGRIVYQCAGELWLVDDLSPGAAPRRLDVHLCGPRAGRRTYQVPAARHVDGVCVDETGRASAVVVRGSLHWLTHRDGPARTLTDTPGVRVRLPEMLGAGGQVAYVTDAEGEDAVEIAHLPRASGARAPRRLAAGQLGRVLEMVADPAGERLALASHDGRLLLVRVGDTDTETETEEPREQEQEQEPGPSADCEVTELIRSDNGPVRDLAFSPDGAWLTWSHPGIGRSLRQIRMARIAGPEPAAGPVVDVTDGRFEDENPVFTRDGRYLAFLSWRGFDPVYDVHTGDLSFPLGCRPYLVTLSSATPSPFALDPEGRPAAGGLDRAETEDGAGDGTVTVEVEGLASRVTPFPVTASKYSALHPVAGGGLIWLRWPISGALGETFANPDDLSGRPTLEHFDVGRAKKSELVGDLDRFAVSGDGTRLVVMDEGDLRAVPATEAGDGDSTVWIDLRRILHQVDPAAEWRQSFDEAGRIIRAHFWDPGMCGIDWDAILDQYRPLVERVASPDEFADLLREVLGELGTSHAYVTAARRDEGPAHYQRPQGLLGADLVCRDGHWVVRRILPGDSSDSRARSPLAGTGIREGAVLTHVDGRPVDPLTGPYPLLAGAGGTTVELTFAPAVNTGTGTAARRVAVVPLVDDRPLRYQHWVAKRREVVRELSGGRCGYLHIPDMGGSGWAQFNRDLRGEVARPALIVDVRGNAGGHISELVVEKLTRRILGWDVTRDAQPVSYASDAPRGPVVALADEATASDGDMITAAFRLLGLGPVVGQRTWGGVVGMTGRHRLGDGTVITVPMNAAWFAAYGWSVENRGVEPDLEALRTPLDWAEGRHAQLDDAVTLALDLLADHPPSTPPPHTDIPTRTRPDLPPRARD; from the coding sequence ATGGAGACGATGAGGCACACGACGCCGGCCGCGACCGCTCGCGGCTACCTCCGGTTCCCGCACCTCCACGGCGGCCTCCTCTGCTTCGTCGCGGAGGACGACCTCTGGCTCGCCCCGCTCGACGGCTCCGCCCACCCCCGCCGCCTCACCGTCGACCGCACCAGGACCGGCCACCCCCGCTTCTCCCCCGACGGCCGGCACATCGCGTACACCACCTGGCACAGCCTCGACCCCGAGATCCACCTCGTCCCGGTCACCGGCGGCCCCGCCCGGCGGCTCACCTACTGGGGCAGCGCCGACACCCGGGTGCGCGGCTGGACTCCCCCCGACACCGACGGCCACAGCGCCGTCCTCGCCGTCACCTCCCACGGCGAGCCCTTCTCGCACCTCACCTGGGCCTACAAGGTCGCCGGCGACGGCAGTCCCGGCCGCAAGCTCCCATGGGGCCCCGTCACCGACATCCAGGTCGCCGACCTCGACGGTGAGCGCCGCACCCTCCTGCTCACCGGCACCCCGCCGCACGAACCCGCCTCCTGGAAGCGCTACCGGGGCGGCGCCACCGGCAGGCTCTGGCTGCACGGCCGACGCCTCCTCGCCGACCTCGACGGCCACCTCGACACCCCGATGTTCGTCGGCGGCCGCATCGCCTTCCTCTCCGACCACGAGGGCGTCGGCAACCTCTACTCCTGCGCCCACGACGGCTCCGACCTGCGCCGGCACACCGACCACGACGAGTTCTACGCCCGCCACGCGGCCGGCGACGGCGGCCGGATCGTGTACCAGTGCGCGGGCGAGCTGTGGCTCGTCGACGACCTGTCCCCCGGCGCCGCACCCCGCCGGCTCGACGTCCACCTGTGCGGGCCGCGGGCCGGCCGCCGTACGTACCAGGTCCCCGCCGCCCGGCACGTGGACGGCGTCTGCGTGGACGAGACCGGCCGGGCGAGCGCGGTCGTCGTACGCGGGAGCCTGCACTGGCTCACCCACCGCGACGGCCCCGCCCGCACCCTCACCGACACCCCGGGCGTACGGGTCCGGCTGCCGGAGATGCTCGGCGCCGGCGGCCAGGTCGCGTACGTCACCGACGCCGAGGGCGAGGACGCCGTCGAGATCGCCCACCTGCCGCGCGCGAGCGGCGCCCGCGCCCCGCGCCGGCTCGCCGCCGGACAGCTGGGGCGGGTGCTGGAGATGGTCGCCGACCCGGCCGGCGAACGCCTCGCCCTCGCCTCCCACGACGGCCGACTGCTCCTCGTCCGGGTCGGGGACACGGACACGGAGACGGAGACGGAGGAACCTCGGGAGCAGGAACAGGAACAGGAGCCGGGCCCGTCCGCCGACTGCGAGGTCACCGAGCTGATCCGGTCCGACAACGGGCCCGTGCGCGACCTCGCCTTCTCCCCGGACGGGGCCTGGCTGACCTGGTCCCATCCCGGCATCGGCCGCTCCCTGCGGCAGATCCGCATGGCCCGCATCGCCGGGCCCGAGCCCGCAGCCGGGCCGGTCGTCGACGTCACCGACGGACGGTTCGAGGACGAGAACCCCGTCTTCACCCGCGACGGCCGCTACCTCGCCTTCCTCTCCTGGCGCGGCTTCGACCCCGTCTACGACGTGCACACCGGCGACCTGTCCTTCCCGCTCGGCTGCCGCCCCTACCTCGTCACCCTCTCCTCGGCCACCCCCTCCCCCTTCGCCCTCGACCCGGAGGGCCGCCCGGCCGCCGGGGGCCTGGACCGCGCCGAGACCGAGGACGGGGCCGGGGACGGCACGGTCACCGTCGAGGTGGAGGGCCTGGCCAGCCGCGTGACGCCGTTCCCGGTCACCGCGTCCAAGTACTCGGCGCTGCACCCCGTCGCCGGCGGCGGGCTGATCTGGCTGCGCTGGCCGATCTCCGGCGCGCTCGGCGAGACCTTCGCCAACCCCGACGACCTCTCCGGCCGGCCCACCCTCGAACACTTCGACGTCGGCCGGGCGAAGAAGTCCGAACTCGTGGGCGACCTCGACCGGTTCGCGGTGAGCGGCGACGGCACCCGGCTGGTCGTCATGGACGAGGGCGACCTGCGCGCGGTGCCCGCCACCGAGGCCGGCGACGGCGACAGCACCGTCTGGATCGACCTGCGGCGCATCCTGCACCAGGTGGACCCGGCGGCGGAGTGGCGGCAGTCCTTCGACGAGGCGGGCCGGATCATCCGCGCCCACTTCTGGGACCCCGGTATGTGCGGGATCGACTGGGACGCGATCCTCGACCAGTACCGGCCGCTGGTCGAACGCGTCGCCTCCCCCGACGAGTTCGCCGACCTGCTGCGCGAGGTCCTCGGCGAACTCGGCACCTCGCACGCGTACGTCACCGCCGCCCGCCGCGACGAGGGCCCGGCGCACTACCAGCGCCCGCAGGGGCTGCTCGGCGCGGACCTGGTGTGCCGGGACGGGCACTGGGTGGTCCGGCGCATCCTGCCCGGCGACTCCTCCGACTCCCGCGCCCGCTCCCCGCTGGCCGGCACCGGCATCCGCGAGGGCGCGGTCCTCACCCACGTCGACGGCCGCCCGGTCGACCCGCTGACCGGCCCGTACCCGCTGCTGGCCGGCGCGGGCGGCACGACGGTGGAACTCACCTTCGCCCCCGCCGTGAACACCGGCACCGGCACCGCCGCCCGCCGGGTCGCCGTCGTCCCGCTCGTCGACGACCGGCCGCTGCGCTACCAGCACTGGGTGGCCAAGCGTCGCGAGGTCGTGCGCGAGCTGAGCGGCGGCAGGTGCGGCTACCTCCACATCCCCGACATGGGCGGCTCCGGCTGGGCCCAGTTCAACCGAGATCTGCGCGGGGAGGTGGCGCGCCCCGCGCTCATCGTCGACGTACGCGGTAACGCGGGCGGACACATCAGCGAGCTGGTGGTCGAGAAGCTGACCCGCCGCATCCTGGGCTGGGACGTCACCCGCGACGCCCAGCCGGTCTCGTACGCCTCCGACGCCCCGCGCGGCCCGGTCGTCGCCCTCGCCGACGAGGCCACCGCGTCCGACGGCGACATGATCACGGCGGCGTTCAGACTGCTGGGTCTGGGACCGGTGGTGGGGCAGCGGACCTGGGGCGGTGTGGTCGGCATGACGGGCCGGCACCGCCTGGGCGACGGCACGGTGATCACGGTGCCGATGAACGCGGCGTGGTTCGCCGCGTACGGGTGGTCGGTCGAGAACCGGGGCGTGGAGCCGGACCTGGAGGCCCTGCGCACACCACTGGACTGGGCGGAGGGCCGCCACGCCCAGCTCGACGACGCGGTCACCCTGGCACTCGACCTCCTCGCCGACCACCCCCCGTCCACCCCACCCCCGCACACCGACATCCCCACCCGCACCCGCCCCGACCTCCCGCCGCGCGCACGAGACTGA
- a CDS encoding SDR family oxidoreductase, translating into MSGSKLEGRVAVVTGAARGVGELLARKLSARGMKVALVGLEPEELKEACARLHTEGAYWHADVTDHEAMTRVAAEVRERFGRVDVVVANAGVATGGPFAASDPDAWRRVIEVNLVGSAVTARAFLPALRERRGYLLQVASLAALTPAPMMSAYCASKSGVEAYAHALRAEVAHEGVGVGVAYLSWTDTDMVRGADQDDVMRELRQRLPWPSNKTYPLGPAVDRIVAGIERRAPHVYGQWWLRGMQGVRGYLPSLIAVVGQREMRRFAPRLERVRTGLVGAGGAADEASRKPVVPG; encoded by the coding sequence ATGAGCGGGTCGAAGCTGGAGGGGCGCGTCGCGGTGGTCACCGGGGCGGCTCGGGGCGTGGGCGAGCTGCTCGCCCGCAAGCTGTCCGCGCGCGGCATGAAGGTGGCGCTGGTCGGACTGGAGCCCGAGGAGCTGAAGGAGGCCTGCGCGCGGCTGCACACCGAGGGCGCGTACTGGCACGCCGACGTCACCGACCACGAGGCGATGACCCGGGTCGCCGCCGAGGTGCGGGAGCGGTTCGGGCGGGTGGACGTCGTCGTCGCCAACGCCGGTGTCGCGACGGGCGGTCCGTTCGCCGCCTCCGACCCGGACGCCTGGCGGCGCGTCATAGAGGTCAACCTCGTCGGCTCCGCCGTCACGGCACGGGCGTTCCTGCCCGCGCTGCGGGAACGGCGCGGCTATCTGCTCCAGGTCGCCTCGCTCGCCGCGCTCACCCCCGCTCCGATGATGTCCGCGTACTGCGCGTCCAAGTCTGGCGTGGAGGCGTACGCGCACGCCCTGCGCGCCGAGGTCGCGCACGAGGGCGTGGGGGTCGGGGTCGCGTACCTGTCCTGGACCGACACGGACATGGTGCGCGGGGCCGATCAGGACGACGTGATGCGGGAGCTGCGGCAGCGGCTGCCGTGGCCGTCCAACAAGACGTATCCGCTCGGGCCGGCGGTGGACCGGATCGTTGCCGGGATCGAGCGGCGGGCGCCGCACGTGTACGGGCAGTGGTGGCTGCGCGGGATGCAGGGCGTGCGGGGGTATCTGCCCTCGCTCATCGCGGTCGTGGGGCAGCGGGAGATGCGGCGGTTCGCGCCCCGGCTCGAGCGGGTGCGGACCGGGCTGGTGGGGGCGGGCGGGGCGGCCGACGAGGCGTCTCGGAAGCCGGTCGTGCCAGGCTGA
- a CDS encoding alpha/beta fold hydrolase, whose amino-acid sequence MSRTTPAVAVADPYAPAEPARVLTVTSADGAVLHVEVHGPADDPAAPAVVLAHGWTCSTAFWAAQIRDLSADHRVIAYDQRGHGRSPASEACGTEALADDLEAVLAATLAPGEPAVIAGHSMGGMTVMAAASRPGFRDHAVAVLLCSTGSSRLVAESLVVPLLRPGRLRTWLTGRVLGSRAPLGPVTPLALRILKYATMGPGSSPVMVRACARIVHACPRRARYAWSRVLDALDLDHGVRELRVPTAVVAGTADRLTPPVHARALADALPHCVSLTVLPGIGHMTPVEAPDLVTRRIRELVVEYAELKEGA is encoded by the coding sequence ATGAGCCGTACGACACCGGCCGTGGCCGTCGCCGACCCGTACGCCCCCGCCGAGCCCGCCCGCGTCCTCACCGTGACCTCCGCCGACGGGGCCGTGCTCCACGTCGAGGTGCACGGACCCGCGGACGACCCGGCGGCGCCCGCCGTCGTCCTCGCGCACGGCTGGACCTGCTCGACCGCCTTCTGGGCCGCGCAGATCCGCGACCTGAGCGCCGACCACCGCGTGATCGCCTACGATCAGCGCGGCCACGGACGCTCCCCGGCGAGCGAGGCGTGCGGCACCGAGGCGCTGGCCGACGACCTCGAGGCCGTGCTCGCCGCCACCCTCGCGCCCGGCGAACCGGCCGTGATCGCCGGGCACTCGATGGGCGGCATGACGGTCATGGCCGCCGCCTCCCGGCCCGGCTTCCGCGACCACGCGGTGGCCGTCCTGCTCTGCAGCACGGGCAGTTCGCGGCTGGTCGCCGAGTCGCTGGTGGTGCCGCTGCTGCGCCCGGGACGGCTGCGCACCTGGCTCACCGGACGCGTCCTCGGCTCCCGCGCCCCGCTCGGCCCGGTCACACCGCTCGCCCTGCGCATCCTCAAGTACGCCACCATGGGCCCGGGTTCGTCGCCGGTGATGGTCAGGGCGTGCGCGCGGATCGTGCACGCCTGCCCGCGCCGGGCCCGGTACGCGTGGTCGCGCGTCCTGGACGCGCTCGACCTCGACCACGGGGTGCGCGAGCTGCGGGTGCCGACGGCGGTGGTGGCCGGGACGGCGGACCGGCTGACCCCGCCCGTGCACGCCCGGGCGCTGGCCGACGCGCTGCCGCACTGCGTCTCGCTGACCGTGCTGCCCGGCATCGGGCACATGACACCGGTGGAGGCACCGGACCTTGTCACTCGCAGGATCCGGGAACTGGTCGTCGAATACGCCGAGTTGAAGGAGGGCGCATGA
- a CDS encoding NAD(P)/FAD-dependent oxidoreductase produces MAEHESERELEREHVRVAVVGSGFGGIGAAVRLRREGITDFVVLERADSVGGTWRDNSYPGCACDVPSHLYSFSFAPNPEWPRTFSGQPHIRAYLEHVTDLFGLRPHLRLNTEVELMRWDDEGMRWEIRTNRGTLTADLVVSATGPLSEPKTPDIPGLADFPGKVFHSARWDHDYDLRGKRVAVVGTGASAIQIVPEIQPQVSRLTLFQRTPPWVMPRADRAIGPLERGLHRALPVTAKARRGLLWGIRELQVQAFTRFPGELDVVERLARRNMARVIKDPALRARLTPDYRIGCKRILLSNTYYPALARPTTDVVGALAEVRGSTLVSADGSEAEADAIVLGTGFHVTDMPIAERVVGTDGRTLAESWKGGMAALRGTAAAGFPNWLSIIGPNTGLANTSMILMIESQLNYLADYVRRLDLLGGSGRAALDARPAAVDAWNHRVQERMKRTVWNTGGCTSWYLDANGRNTTVWPGTTTEFRRATRHVDLAEYDVLRAPAPERGHGGTRRTVEAGA; encoded by the coding sequence ATGGCCGAGCATGAGAGCGAGCGTGAGCTCGAGCGCGAGCACGTACGCGTGGCGGTGGTCGGGTCGGGGTTCGGGGGGATCGGGGCGGCCGTGCGGCTGCGCCGGGAGGGGATCACCGACTTCGTCGTCCTGGAGCGGGCCGACTCCGTGGGCGGCACCTGGCGCGACAACAGCTATCCGGGGTGCGCCTGCGACGTGCCCTCGCACCTGTACTCGTTCTCCTTCGCGCCCAACCCCGAATGGCCGCGCACCTTCTCCGGGCAGCCGCACATCCGCGCCTACCTGGAGCACGTCACCGACCTCTTCGGGCTCCGCCCGCACCTGCGCCTGAACACCGAGGTCGAGCTGATGCGGTGGGACGACGAGGGAATGCGCTGGGAGATCCGGACGAACCGGGGCACCCTCACCGCCGACCTCGTCGTCAGTGCCACCGGGCCGCTCTCCGAGCCGAAGACCCCCGACATCCCGGGACTCGCCGACTTCCCCGGCAAGGTCTTCCACTCCGCCCGCTGGGACCACGACTACGACCTGCGCGGCAAGCGGGTCGCGGTGGTCGGCACCGGTGCCTCCGCCATCCAGATCGTGCCGGAGATACAGCCTCAGGTCTCCCGCCTCACCCTCTTCCAGCGCACCCCGCCCTGGGTCATGCCGCGCGCCGACCGGGCCATCGGCCCTCTGGAACGCGGACTGCACCGGGCGCTGCCCGTCACCGCCAAGGCGCGGCGCGGACTGCTGTGGGGCATCCGGGAGTTGCAGGTCCAGGCGTTCACCAGGTTCCCGGGCGAGCTGGACGTGGTGGAGCGGCTGGCCCGGCGGAACATGGCCCGCGTGATCAAGGACCCGGCGCTGCGCGCCCGTCTGACCCCGGACTACCGCATCGGCTGCAAGCGCATCCTGCTGTCCAACACCTACTATCCGGCCCTCGCGCGGCCCACCACGGACGTCGTCGGAGCCCTCGCCGAGGTGCGCGGCTCCACCCTCGTCTCGGCGGACGGCAGCGAGGCCGAGGCCGACGCGATCGTCCTCGGCACCGGCTTCCACGTCACCGACATGCCGATCGCCGAACGGGTCGTCGGCACCGACGGCCGCACCCTCGCGGAGTCCTGGAAGGGCGGCATGGCGGCGCTGCGCGGCACCGCCGCGGCCGGGTTCCCCAACTGGCTGTCGATCATCGGCCCCAACACCGGCCTCGCCAACACCTCGATGATCCTGATGATCGAGTCCCAGCTCAACTACCTCGCCGACTACGTACGCCGGCTCGACCTGCTCGGCGGTTCCGGCCGGGCCGCGCTCGACGCCCGCCCCGCCGCCGTCGACGCCTGGAACCACCGCGTACAGGAACGTATGAAGCGCACGGTGTGGAACACCGGCGGCTGCACGAGCTGGTACCTGGACGCGAACGGCCGCAACACCACCGTCTGGCCCGGCACGACGACCGAGTTCCGCCGCGCCACCCGGCACGTGGACCTCGCCGAGTACGACGTCCTGCGCGCCCCCGCCCCGGAACGGGGACACGGCGGCACGCGGCGCACGGTGGAGGCGGGCGCATGA
- a CDS encoding MerR family transcriptional regulator has translation MAELAEAAGITVRTLRFYRERKLIQAPRREGRIAWYDDTHLARLRTISGLLERGHTLTGIAELAEAFDHGRDVGDLLGVGAPSEETPVRLTPEALADVFGSEATAENLAAALELGYLGTDGAEIVHVSRRLLDVSAALVREGIPLADVLRAARHVRDHAEALADLFTTLILTQDRTGADLQRLRPLAKSVVEAELSMALDRRTTP, from the coding sequence ATGGCGGAGCTGGCCGAGGCGGCCGGCATCACGGTGCGCACACTGCGCTTCTACCGCGAGCGCAAGCTGATCCAGGCACCGCGCCGCGAGGGCCGTATCGCCTGGTACGACGACACGCACCTGGCCCGGCTGCGCACGATCTCCGGGCTCCTGGAGCGCGGCCACACGCTCACCGGGATAGCCGAGCTGGCCGAGGCCTTCGACCACGGCCGCGACGTCGGCGACCTGCTCGGCGTCGGCGCCCCGAGCGAGGAGACCCCGGTCCGCCTCACCCCCGAGGCGCTGGCCGACGTCTTCGGCTCCGAGGCCACCGCCGAGAACCTGGCCGCCGCGCTGGAACTGGGTTACCTCGGCACGGACGGCGCCGAGATCGTCCACGTCAGCCGCCGCCTGCTGGACGTCTCGGCGGCCCTGGTCCGCGAGGGCATCCCCCTGGCCGACGTCCTGCGCGCCGCCCGCCACGTCCGCGACCACGCCGAGGCCCTGGCGGACCTCTTCACCACCCTGATCCTCACCCAGGACCGCACCGGCGCAGACCTGCAACGCCTGCGCCCCCTGGCGAAGAGCGTCGTGGAGGCAGAACTCTCCATGGCCCTGGACAGACGAACCACCCCGTAG